The stretch of DNA GGTTGCGTAAAGGAAGGTTCATCGCCTTCATTATGTCCATAACGGCGATAACAAAACATATCAATGACCACCGGTTTATGGAAAATTTGACGAAACTCCATTGCTATCTTTGCAACAAAAACAACAGCTTCAGGATCATCACCATTCACATGGAAAATGGGAGCATCAATCATTTTTGCAACATCAGACGGATAAGGCGAAGAACGTGAAAAACGTGGTGCTGTTGTAAAACCAATCTGATTGTTGATAATAACATGAAGTGAGCCAGCAACACGATAACCTTTAAGACCTGAAAGACCAAAAGTTTCTTGGATAACGCCTTGTCCTGCAAAAGCAGCATCACCATGAATAAGCAATGGTAACACTTTTGAGCGCTCACTTAATGGGAGTGAATCTGTGTGCGTGGGTCCCACAAGTTGATCTTGTTTAGCACGTGCTTTTCCCATAACAACCGGATCAACAATCTCGAGATGCGAGGGATTAGCCAAAAGTGATAAATGAACTTTATTCCCATCAAAGTCCAAATCTGCAGTCGTTCCTAAATGATATTTAACATCACCTGATCCCTCTACATCATCTGGCTTATAAGACCCCCCTTTGAATTCATGAAAAATAGCTCTATGCGGCTTGGCGAGAACTTGTGAAAGAACATTTAAACGACCACGATGGGCCATTCCTAAAATAACTCCCCGCACCCCTAAAGTACTACCACATTTAATAATTTGTTCAAGAGCAGGAATCAGCGCTTCACCACCATCAAGTCCAAAACGTTTTGTACCTTTATATTTAGTATCTAAAAACTGTTCGAATCCCTCTGCCTGAATAAGCTTATTTAGGATAGCTTTCTTGTCTTGCTGAGTGAAAGCAATTTTTTTATCTCGCCCTTCGATACGCTCTTGGAGCCATGCTTTCTGGATTGGATCAGAAACATGCATATATTCCACACCAATTGTTGAACAATAGGTACGATTGAGAATTTCAAGCATTTGCGGAATAGTTGCATATTCCAATCCTAAAACATTATCAATAAAAATAGGACGCTCATAATCAGCAGGAGTAAAACCGTAAGCTTCTGGAGAAAGCTCTTTATAATCATCCAACTTTTCCGCCAATTGAAGAGGGTCAAGCTTTGCACGAAGATGCCCCCGTGCTCGAAATGCACGAATCATCATAATGGCATGAACAGAATCACGCGTTGCGCGGATAATATCTTGTTCACTGGACGTTTTTCCCTTTTGTGTCACCCCTGTTGCTGCTTTTTCCTTTAATTTATCACCAAGATATTTTTCAAGAGAAGACCAATCACCATCAAGAGCAGAAACCAACTCACCATCTGGCTTTAATGGCCAATGATCACGCTGCCATGTTGCTCCTTCAGCATTTTTGAGAACATCTTCTTTGTTATCATGAAGGCCTTCAAAAAAAGCACGCCACTGTGAATCAACACTGGTAGGATCTTTTTCATACTGAGCATAAAGTTGATCTATATAATCCGCATTCCCACCATAAAGAAATGACGTCTGTGCAAAAAGACTATTTATCTCGTCCTGCCTTGCCATATACCTCTCCGGAACATCTATTCCGTCTCCTTATATCTCTTTTCAACCTTTCAATGCTTACAAAGCAGATGAAGGGTCGAACATTCAGAAAAGTTTTACCTTTTTATACTCAAGTTTTTTTCACCTGAATTAAGAAAGTATTCTTATTCAGATGAAATTCTTTAGCCATTCAAAACTGACATCAAAGTCTTACCTATCTGTGATGGCGAAGGAGACACACGAATCCCTGCTGATTCCATTGCTGCAATTTTATCTTCTGCTCCACCTTTACCACCAGAAATAACAGCACCAGCATGCCCCATTGTACGACCTGGAGGAGCCGTACGACCAGCAATAAAGCCAACAACTGGCTTTTTACGCCCTTTTCTTGCTTCATCTTGCAAAAACTGTGCTGCTTCTTCTTCAGCAGATCCACCAATCTCACCAATCATAACAATAGACTGGGTTTCATCATCTGCCAAAAACATTTCCAACACATCAATAAATTCAGTCCCTTTAACAGGATCACCACCAATCCCTATAGCGGTTGTTTGTCCCAAACCTTCCTGACTCGTTTGAAAAACAGCTTCATAAGTTAAAGTTCCCGACCGTGAAACAACCCCAACAGAGCCTTTTCTAAAGATAGAACCAGGCATAATACCAATTTTACATTCGTTTGGCGTGAGAATACCAGGACAATTAGGACCAATAAGACGAGATTTTGAGTTTTCTAATCGCGCCTTTACTTTCACCATATCCATAACAGGAATACCTTCCGTAATACAGATAATTAAACGAACTTCAGCTTCAATCGCTTCTAGAATAGCTGCCGCAGCGCCTGCAGGAGGAACATAAATAACGGAAGCATCCGCGCCTGTTTTTTCTTTTGCCTCTGCAACACTAGCAAAGATAGGAAGAGTTTCACCTTTTGAACCCTCCCATGTTTCCCCACCTTTTTTAGGATTGACACCACCAACCATTTGCGTGCCATAATAAGCAAGCGCTTGTTCTGTATGAAACGTTCCTGTTTTTCCTGTAAGCCCCTGAACCAGAACTTTTGTATCCTTATTCACAAGAATTGACATCGCTTAAGCTCCCTTCACGGCTGCAACAATTTTTTGAGCAGCATCATCTAAATCATCAGCGGGAATAACATTCAAACCACTGTCATTGATAATCGCTTTACCCTGCTCAACATTCGTGCCTTCAAGACGAACAACCAAGGGAACCTTTAAACCAACTTCACGAACAGCAGCGACCACACCTTCAGCAATGACATCACAACGCATAATACCACCAAAAATGTTAACCAAAATGCCCTTAACATTTGGATCAGCCGTAATAATCTTAAAAGCAGCTGTCACCTTTTCTTTTGATGCACCACCACCAACATCCAAAAAATTTGCCGGTTCAGCTCCATAAAGCTTAATGATATCCATGGTTGCCATAGCAAGACCCGCACCATTGACCATACAACCAATTGTGCCCTCAAGAGCAACATAAGCAAGATCATGCTTTGAAGCTTCAATTTCTTTTGGATCTTCTTCTGAAAGATCGCGTAATTCTAAAATATCTGGATGACGAAACAAAGCATTATTATCAAAAGAAACTTTTGCATCAAGAACACGCAAGTGACCATCTTTCATCACAATAAGCGGATTGATTTCTAAAAGGCTCATATCTTTTTCACAAAATGCCTTATAGAGAATTGGAAAAAGCTTTTCACCATCTTCCCGTGCACTATCATGCAATTCTAATGCATCACAAAGTCTTGCACAATCAGCAGAAGTAACCCCCTCTGTCACATCAATGGGCAATGTGAAGATTTTTTCTGGTGTTTCTTCAGCAACCGTTTCAATATCCATTCCACCTTCTGTTGAAACAACAAAAGCAATCCGACCAACGCTACGATCAACCAAAAGTGAAAGATAAAGTTCGCGCTCAATATCGGCACCATCTTCAATATAAAGACGATTGACCTGTTTACCCTCTGGACCAGTTTGTTTGGTTACCAAAGTTTTTCCGAGCATTTCTTGAACATTTGCAACAACTTCTTCAACAGATTGTGCAAGCCGAACACCACCCTTTGCATCAGGACCAAGTTCTTTAAACTGCCCCTTACCACGACCACCAGCGTGTATCTGACTTTTAACCACATAGAGAGGTCCGGGCAATTTTTTTGCCCATTTTTCAGCTTGCTCGATAGAATAAACAGCAACCCCATTGGCAATGGGTGCTCCATATTCATGAAGCAGACGTTTGGCCTGATACTCATGGATATTCATGCATTTGTCCTTTTCTTTTATAGATTATTATTAATCCTAACGTTCTAATATTCTAAAATACTTTATTTTAATGAATGAAATCTTGTTCTATTTACTTGAGACTAGGCACAAGAGCAATACAAGCTTCACAAAGCTTTTTAACCGCATTTACGGAATAATCAAAAGCATCTCTTTCCTCTTTATCAAGATCAATTTCAATGACCCTTTCAACACCACCCGAACCAAGTACAACAGGAACACCAACGTAGGTATCATTAACCCCATATTCCCCTGAAAGATAGGCTGCAACAGGCACAACACGCTTAGTACCTTTTAAATAGGCTTCAGCCATAGAAACAGCAGAAGCAGCTGGTGCATAATAAGCAGAACCTGTTTTTAACAAACTAATAACTTCTGCACCACCATCACGAGTACGTTGAATAATTTGATCAATTCTTTCCTGTGTTGTCCACCCCATTTTAACAAGATCAGGCAAAGAAATACCACCAACTGTTGAATAACGCACCAAGGGCACCATTGAATCACCATGCCCCCCTAAAACAAACGCTGTCACATCTTTAACAGAGACTTTAAATTCTTCAGATAAAAAATAACGAAAACGCGCTGAATCCAGAATACCAGCCATACCAACCACTTTATGCACGGGAAGACCTGAAAATTTCTGCAATGCCCACACCATTGCATCAAGAGGATTTGTGATACAAATAACAAAAGCTGAAGGTGCATATTTTTTAATCCCAGCACCAACTTGTTCCATGACTTTTAAATTAATACCCAAAAGATCGTCACGGCTCATGCCAGGTTTCCGTGCCACCCCTGCTGTTACAATAACAACATCAGCCCCTTCAATTGCTTCATAAGCATTTGCACCTTTTAAATGAACATCAAAACCATCGATGGGAGAAGATTCAGCAATATCAAGAGCTTTACCCTGTGGCATACCTTCTGAAATATCAAATAAGACCACATCACCAAGCTCTTTAAGCCCAATAATATGTGCTAAGGTACCCCCAATCATACCTGAACCAATGAGAGCTATTTTTTTTCGTACCATTTTATTTTTTCCTAACTTTTAGATAATTCAGCGCACACTCATCAACGCCCATATACTGAATATTTTCGACTTCGACCATATTTAAACAATATCATAAAAAGGAGTAAAGAAATGAAATTTACAAATTTCTCTCCTTACAAAAACAACAACCCTCCGCAGAAACAACTAATAGAAAATTATCATGATGTATCGATAAAGTGAATTTTAAAAAAATACAACAGAATTATTACATTTCTTTAATTTCAAAGAGTTATTGTTTTTACAGTTTACGTAAAGGTAAAAGTATAATCAACGCTTCTTCTTCAAAAGAAAATGTTCTTCCCAAAACTTCAAATAATCGTAGCTTTGCATTTCAAAAAGACGTGACTGTGTTCTTTGAAATTCAAATGTTTCCGTGGTCTGAGCATGCCCCTTATACAAATCCTTAACCCCTGCTGCTGCCGACATAAACAACCGGATGTTGCGTTCATAAAGAATATCAATAAACAAAATGAACCGTTTTGTTTCATTGCGACATGTATCATCCATGATCGGTACATTATCGATAAAAATCGTATGATAACGCTCCCCTAATGCCAAATACTCAGCTGCGGCCAAAGGCTTTGTGCACAAATCTCGATAATCAAAGCGTGCACAACCCGCAGCAAAACGAGGAATAGGGATAAGGCGCCCTCTTATAGAAAGCTCATCAGATATTTCCTTATGTCCTTGCAACACAACTGCCCATGCTTGATCCATACATTCATCTGCTTTTTTCCCTAATGGTGTTACATACACAGACTGTAGATTTGATTTTTCAAGACGATAATCTGTTTTTGCATCAAGATTAACAACACGAACATAGGCTTTCAAAGTTTGAATAAAAGGCAAAAAGAGTTCACGATTCAAACCGTTATAATAAAGATTATCCGGCGCCACATTTGAAGTCGCAATAAAGAAAATTCCCTTATCAAACAAAGCAGAAATAAGGCGTCCCAACACCATGGCATCAGCAATATCTGTTACACTAAATTCATCAAAACAAAGCACCTTTGCTTCTCGTGCAAGATCTTCAGCAACAGCTAAAATAGGATTATCTTGTTTAGATTTTTCACGCCCAGATGCTTGACGATAAACATTAATACGCTCATGCACATCAGCCATAAAATCATTAAAATGAGCGCGCTTTTTATGGTTTTTAGGCAAACAAGAAAAGAACAAATCCATGAGCATGGTTTTACCCCGTCCCACTTCACCATAAATATACAATCCCTGAAAAGAACTATTTTCATCCCCTTGTTTTGCAACATGAGCAAAATTTTGTCTTTTCTTTTTAAATATTATTTTAAAAAAAGACCAAAATATCCAATACCAAGGACGAGAAGCATTTTGTTCCGAAATTTTTTTTAATAAATGATCAAAGTGCTCTGTTACAGCCAATTGAGCTGGATCAAAACGGACTTTTCCTTTAGAGACCAGTTCCTTATAGCGTGTTGAAACGAGAATCATCCAAACAACCTTTTTCCAACCGTTTTCAATGAAAAACACAAATTCTTTTCACTAATCTGCTCTTATAGCTTATTTTTTCATAAACGGTCAAAAATGATCTAACGGCTTAAAACAACAGGATGATCATCAAGTGTACGTCCCTCAAAACGATCAAGATTTGAAGAATAAAGAGCGATGATAACACGCCCAGAGTTATTATAAAAATATAATCTTTTTCCTTTAACAGCCCACGATCTCACTTGGGAAGCAATTCCTGGACAGTGTAAAGGGCCAGCACGGTACCCTTGTCCAAATTTTGTTTGTGGCGTTGCAATCCGACAAACTTTACCCCCTACAGAAAGATTCCATACCCCGGCAATGCTTGCAGGAAACAAATCATTGGCATTGCTCGGCAATTCGAGACTAGCCATTCGTCCATCACTCTGAGAATCTCCTTTCTCATACATCGAAGCGTTTGCATCTTCAGATATCGACGAAGAAGCATACGATGAATCAGTCACTTCCAATGTTGTCATTTGTTGAGATGGATAAAAAACTTCTAATGCGTTGCTACTGTCATTACTGTCAAACCGCATTGTTGAACATCCCCCTAAAAGCATTACTGTTGACATTGCAACGAAAAACGAAATTTTTGAAAACGACATATCTGTACTCTCTCCCACGACAATAAATAAACCCACAAAAAAATTAAGTGAATATTCGTTATAATTACAAAGATAAATTAACAAATTAAAAAAAACAGGATTAAAATCACCTATTTTAAATGAAAGTAAGTTATGTATCCAATTTTATATTTATTAAACACTAGAAATTTATAAGATTTTCAGTCATATATCCCTTGATAAGTAATTATTAGAAATAGAGAAATTTCATGAAAACGCCATTTAGCAAAATGGACGGTCTTGGAAATCAAATTATTGTTGCTGATATGCGTGAAAGCACACAGGCTCTTACACCACAAGCAATCCTTGCTTTATCGGCAGATCCCGAAATGCATTTTGATCAAATCATGGCTATCCGCAACCCAACAAAGAACGAAGCCGACTTCCACATCGAAATATGGAATGCTGATGGTTCAAAGGCTAAAGCTTGTGGCAATGGTACCCGCTGTGTCATTGCATGGCTCACAGACCACAATTTTGGTGAAAATTTTCGTTTAGAAGCACCCACTGGAATTATTGAAGGAAAACGGCAGGCCGACAACCTCATCTCTGTTGATATGGGATGCCCAAATTTCAATGCAAAAGAAATGCCTGTTTCACGTGAAATAGTTGATACAAATCATATAGACATTACGGCTGGTCCCCTAAAAGATGCTTGCCTCATATCTATTGGCAATCTCCATGCTATCTTTTTTGTTGAAAATGATGTTCAACATATTCCTTTAGAAAAATATGGACCAAAACTTGAACATGATCCCCTTTTTCCAGAACGATGCAATATTTCCATTGCTTGCATAACGTCAAAGAAAAGTCTAAATTTACGTACATGGGAGCGAGGAGCAGGACTAACACAAGCATGTGGGAGTGCTGCTTGTGCCGGTGCAGTGGCTGCTTATCGACGTAGTCTGACACAGCGCCATATTGATGTAAACTTACCAGGGGGAAAACTTAATATTTTTTACCGAGAAGACGATCACATTATCATGACGGGACCAATAAAATATCAATTTAGTGGTTTTTTAAACCCTTTAACAGGCTGCTATAAAAAGGATAACTCTTGATGGCAGTAGAAATTGTAACTTTTGGTTGTCGACTCAATAGCTACGAATCGGAAATCATTCGCAAAGAAAGCACTTCTTCAGGGTTAGACCAGCTTAAAGATGGTGCGATTATCTTTAACACCTGCGCTGTCACGGCCGAAGCCGTACGACAAGCAAAGCAAGCTATCCGCAAAGCGCGACGTGAGAATCCTCATGCCCGCATCATTGTAACAGGATGTGCTGCCCAAACAGAAGCACAAAATTTTGCCTCAATGACAGAAGTGGATCTCGTTTTAGGAAACGAAGATAAACTTCACGCCCATTCTTATCGTCAACTTCCTGATTTTGGTATTAACCATTCCGAAAAGGTGCGCATCAATGATATCATGGAAGTACAAAAAATTGCTCCCCATATGGTCAGTGCAATGCAAGAACGCACCCGCGCTTTTGTACAAGTGCAAAACGGATGCGATCATCGCTGTACATTTTGCATTATTCCTTATGGACGTGGACCATCTCGTTCAGTTCCCATGGGGGCTGTCATAGAGCAAATTAGAAAACTGACAGGCGAGGGGATTCAAGAAGTGGTCCTTACAGGTGTTGACCTTACAAGTTATGGTCACGATCTGCCTGGAAAAGCGACTCTAGGAAAATTAACTTCAGCCATTTTGCATCATGTCCCTGACTTAGCCCGATTACGCTTATCATCTATTGATTCCATTGAAGCAGACGAAGAACTCATCAATCTTTTAGCCTATGAAAAAAGGATCATGCCTCATTTGCATTTATCTTTGCAAGCAGGCGATAATATGATTTTAAAACGGATGAAACGCCGTCATTTACGTGAACATGCTATTCAATTTTGCCAAGAATTGCGTGCCAAACGTCCCACAATGGTTTATGGTGCCGACTTGATTGCTGGTTTTCCTACGGAAACAGAAGAAATGTTTCAAAACAGTCTTGCTTTAATCAAAGATTGTCATTTAACCCACCTTCATGTTTTCCCCTTTAGTCCAAGAGAAGGTACACCTGCCGCACGGATGCCACAAGTCAACCGTAAAATAGTTAAGATGCGTGCTGAAAGATTGCGTAAAGCAGGTGAGGAAGCTTACCAAAAACATCTTGCTCATTTACAAAACAGTCAACAAACAATTCTCGTTGAAAAAGACGAAATTGGACGAACAGAAGATTATACTCTTGTACAAATTAAAGGTGCCAAAGCAGGAACAATTGTTCAAGCCCTTATCATTAACCATGATGGCGATAAATTAATTGCTGTCCTTCCAAAATTAAACGCTGCTTGAGCCGGAAAACTCTTATGACAAAATCTTTTATAAAAAAAAT from Bartonella tribocorum CIP 105476 encodes:
- a CDS encoding 2-oxoglutarate dehydrogenase E1 component, with the protein product MARQDEINSLFAQTSFLYGGNADYIDQLYAQYEKDPTSVDSQWRAFFEGLHDNKEDVLKNAEGATWQRDHWPLKPDGELVSALDGDWSSLEKYLGDKLKEKAATGVTQKGKTSSEQDIIRATRDSVHAIMMIRAFRARGHLRAKLDPLQLAEKLDDYKELSPEAYGFTPADYERPIFIDNVLGLEYATIPQMLEILNRTYCSTIGVEYMHVSDPIQKAWLQERIEGRDKKIAFTQQDKKAILNKLIQAEGFEQFLDTKYKGTKRFGLDGGEALIPALEQIIKCGSTLGVRGVILGMAHRGRLNVLSQVLAKPHRAIFHEFKGGSYKPDDVEGSGDVKYHLGTTADLDFDGNKVHLSLLANPSHLEIVDPVVMGKARAKQDQLVGPTHTDSLPLSERSKVLPLLIHGDAAFAGQGVIQETFGLSGLKGYRVAGSLHVIINNQIGFTTAPRFSRSSPYPSDVAKMIDAPIFHVNGDDPEAVVFVAKIAMEFRQIFHKPVVIDMFCYRRYGHNEGDEPSFTQPLMYKAIRNHKTTLQIYSDQLIAEGIVSSEEIEQQKKLWRDKLEDELEASASYKPNKADWLDGSWTGIKAFSNTDEQHSRTTGVELKTLKEIGQKLVEVPANFNVHKTIQRFLNNRAKIFETGEGVDWATAEALAFGSLCLEGAPVRLSGEDVERGTFSQRHSVLYDQENEARYIPLNHLQKGQALYEVVNSMLSEEAVLGFEYGYSLAEPRGLTLWEAQFGDFSNGAQVIFDQFISSAERKWLRMSGLVCLLPHGFEGQGPEHSSARLERFLQLCAEDNMQVANCTTPANYFHILRRQIKRDFRKPLILMTPKSLLRHKRAVSLLSEMGPETSFHRVLLDDAECLKDSVVKLQKDNKIRRVVLCTGKVYYDLYEEREKKGIDDVYLLRVEQLYPFPAKVLVNVLSRFLQAEVFWCQEEPKNMGAWSFIEPYLEWVLTHINAQYSRARYAGRPASASPASGLMVKHLEQLAAFLKDALGS
- the sucD gene encoding succinate--CoA ligase subunit alpha produces the protein MSILVNKDTKVLVQGLTGKTGTFHTEQALAYYGTQMVGGVNPKKGGETWEGSKGETLPIFASVAEAKEKTGADASVIYVPPAGAAAAILEAIEAEVRLIICITEGIPVMDMVKVKARLENSKSRLIGPNCPGILTPNECKIGIMPGSIFRKGSVGVVSRSGTLTYEAVFQTSQEGLGQTTAIGIGGDPVKGTEFIDVLEMFLADDETQSIVMIGEIGGSAEEEAAQFLQDEARKGRKKPVVGFIAGRTAPPGRTMGHAGAVISGGKGGAEDKIAAMESAGIRVSPSPSQIGKTLMSVLNG
- the sucC gene encoding ADP-forming succinate--CoA ligase subunit beta, which produces MNIHEYQAKRLLHEYGAPIANGVAVYSIEQAEKWAKKLPGPLYVVKSQIHAGGRGKGQFKELGPDAKGGVRLAQSVEEVVANVQEMLGKTLVTKQTGPEGKQVNRLYIEDGADIERELYLSLLVDRSVGRIAFVVSTEGGMDIETVAEETPEKIFTLPIDVTEGVTSADCARLCDALELHDSAREDGEKLFPILYKAFCEKDMSLLEINPLIVMKDGHLRVLDAKVSFDNNALFRHPDILELRDLSEEDPKEIEASKHDLAYVALEGTIGCMVNGAGLAMATMDIIKLYGAEPANFLDVGGGASKEKVTAAFKIITADPNVKGILVNIFGGIMRCDVIAEGVVAAVREVGLKVPLVVRLEGTNVEQGKAIINDSGLNVIPADDLDDAAQKIVAAVKGA
- the mdh gene encoding malate dehydrogenase, with the protein product MVRKKIALIGSGMIGGTLAHIIGLKELGDVVLFDISEGMPQGKALDIAESSPIDGFDVHLKGANAYEAIEGADVVIVTAGVARKPGMSRDDLLGINLKVMEQVGAGIKKYAPSAFVICITNPLDAMVWALQKFSGLPVHKVVGMAGILDSARFRYFLSEEFKVSVKDVTAFVLGGHGDSMVPLVRYSTVGGISLPDLVKMGWTTQERIDQIIQRTRDGGAEVISLLKTGSAYYAPAASAVSMAEAYLKGTKRVVPVAAYLSGEYGVNDTYVGVPVVLGSGGVERVIEIDLDKEERDAFDYSVNAVKKLCEACIALVPSLK
- the zapE gene encoding cell division protein ZapE yields the protein MILVSTRYKELVSKGKVRFDPAQLAVTEHFDHLLKKISEQNASRPWYWIFWSFFKIIFKKKRQNFAHVAKQGDENSSFQGLYIYGEVGRGKTMLMDLFFSCLPKNHKKRAHFNDFMADVHERINVYRQASGREKSKQDNPILAVAEDLAREAKVLCFDEFSVTDIADAMVLGRLISALFDKGIFFIATSNVAPDNLYYNGLNRELFLPFIQTLKAYVRVVNLDAKTDYRLEKSNLQSVYVTPLGKKADECMDQAWAVVLQGHKEISDELSIRGRLIPIPRFAAGCARFDYRDLCTKPLAAAEYLALGERYHTIFIDNVPIMDDTCRNETKRFILFIDILYERNIRLFMSAAAGVKDLYKGHAQTTETFEFQRTQSRLFEMQSYDYLKFWEEHFLLKKKR
- a CDS encoding AprI/Inh family metalloprotease inhibitor, whose translation is MSFSKISFFVAMSTVMLLGGCSTMRFDSNDSSNALEVFYPSQQMTTLEVTDSSYASSSISEDANASMYEKGDSQSDGRMASLELPSNANDLFPASIAGVWNLSVGGKVCRIATPQTKFGQGYRAGPLHCPGIASQVRSWAVKGKRLYFYNNSGRVIIALYSSNLDRFEGRTLDDHPVVLSR
- the dapF gene encoding diaminopimelate epimerase — encoded protein: MKTPFSKMDGLGNQIIVADMRESTQALTPQAILALSADPEMHFDQIMAIRNPTKNEADFHIEIWNADGSKAKACGNGTRCVIAWLTDHNFGENFRLEAPTGIIEGKRQADNLISVDMGCPNFNAKEMPVSREIVDTNHIDITAGPLKDACLISIGNLHAIFFVENDVQHIPLEKYGPKLEHDPLFPERCNISIACITSKKSLNLRTWERGAGLTQACGSAACAGAVAAYRRSLTQRHIDVNLPGGKLNIFYREDDHIIMTGPIKYQFSGFLNPLTGCYKKDNS
- the mtaB gene encoding tRNA (N(6)-L-threonylcarbamoyladenosine(37)-C(2))-methylthiotransferase MtaB, whose product is MAVEIVTFGCRLNSYESEIIRKESTSSGLDQLKDGAIIFNTCAVTAEAVRQAKQAIRKARRENPHARIIVTGCAAQTEAQNFASMTEVDLVLGNEDKLHAHSYRQLPDFGINHSEKVRINDIMEVQKIAPHMVSAMQERTRAFVQVQNGCDHRCTFCIIPYGRGPSRSVPMGAVIEQIRKLTGEGIQEVVLTGVDLTSYGHDLPGKATLGKLTSAILHHVPDLARLRLSSIDSIEADEELINLLAYEKRIMPHLHLSLQAGDNMILKRMKRRHLREHAIQFCQELRAKRPTMVYGADLIAGFPTETEEMFQNSLALIKDCHLTHLHVFPFSPREGTPAARMPQVNRKIVKMRAERLRKAGEEAYQKHLAHLQNSQQTILVEKDEIGRTEDYTLVQIKGAKAGTIVQALIINHDGDKLIAVLPKLNAA